A part of Setaria viridis chromosome 8, Setaria_viridis_v4.0, whole genome shotgun sequence genomic DNA contains:
- the LOC117833222 gene encoding uncharacterized protein, translating to MAGAGGNPTSTRPLPSRSAPLHDAVRPVVHHADVYACEPGDLAAQFRPLPKTGDRYFFTSCKKGARVAGPGSWNLQSTKAVKGGADQAEVVGEIKKFRYKKCGVFTDCLMDEFSTCCSEEPAAGDRQFVLCKIYVSPKAAKNSAERQESAAFFAQPAPLPAVVMTQAAPKRPAPPQVSEPPCPKRMRGAVAPTPPVV from the exons ATGG CTGGCGCCGGCGGGAATCCGACCTCCACTCGACCACTCCCGTCCCGCAGCGCGCCGCTGCACGACGCCGTCCGCCCCGTCGTGCACCACGCCGACGTCTACGCCTGCGAGCCCGGTGACCTTGCCGCCCAGTTCCGGCCGCTGCCCAAGACGGGAGACCGCTACTTCTTCACCTCCTGCAAGAAGGGCGCGCGCGTCGCCGGGCCCGGCTCCTGGAACCTGCAGAGCACCAAGGCCGTCAAGGGCGGCGCGGATCAGGCCGAGGTCGTCGGCGAGATCAAGAAGTTCCGGTACAAGAAGTGCGGCGTGTTCACGGACTGTCTCATGGACGAGTTCTCCACGTGCTGCTCGGaggagcccgccgccggcgacaggcAGTTCGTGCTCTGCAAGATCTACGTGTCCCCCAAGGCTGCTAAGAACTCGGCCGAGCGCCAAGAATCTGCGGCGTTCTTCGCGCAGCCTGCGCCGCTGCCCGCCGTCGTCATGACGCAGGCGGCGCCCAagaggccggcgccgccgcaggttTCCGAGCCGCCGTGCCCCAAGAGGATGCGGGGTGCCGTCGCCCCGACCCCTCCGGTCGTTTAG